In Xyrauchen texanus isolate HMW12.3.18 chromosome 23, RBS_HiC_50CHRs, whole genome shotgun sequence, a genomic segment contains:
- the LOC127617158 gene encoding ras-related protein Rab-33A-like gives MAHEFIANREGTANSRHANLTSSLDLSTSLDHSVQTRIFKIIVIGDSNVGKTCLTFRFTGGSFPCKTEATIGVDFREKAVEIEGEKIKVQVWDTAGQERFRKSMVEHYYRNVHAVVFVYDVTKIVSFQNLKAWIQECNGHGVSSAVPRVLVGNKCDLIDQIQVSSNTALKFADAHNMLLFETSAKDSKESQNVDSIFMCLACRLKAKKSLIHRDVEREDGRIRLTHQPEPKSNCLC, from the exons ATGGCACATGAATTCATAGCAAACAGAGAAGGAACCGCCAACTCACGCCATGCCAATCTCACGTCGTCCCTCGATCTGAGCACGTCGCTGGATCACAGCGTCCAGACGCgcatttttaaaatcattgtGATCGGGGACTCAAATGTGGGCAAGACCTGTTTAACCTTCCGCTTCACCGGCGGATCCTTCCCCTGCAAGACTGAAGCAACCATCGGCGTGGATTTCAGGGAGAAAGCCGTGGAGATCGAGGGCGAGAAAATAAAG GTACAAGTATGGGACACAGCAGGCCAGGAACGCTTTCGCAAGAGCATGGTGGAGCACTACTACCGCAATGTGCATGCTGTCGTATTTGTGTACGACGTCACAAAAATTGTCTCTTTCCAGAACTTAAAGGCCTGGATTCAGGAGTGCAACGGGCATGGGGTGTCATCCGCTGTGCCTCGTGTCCTGGTGGGCAACAAGTGCGATCTGATTGACCAGATTCAGGTCTCCTCCAACACTGCCCTCAAGTTTGCCGATGCCCATAACATGCTGCTGTTTGAAACATCAGCCAAAGATTCGAAGGAGAGCCAGAATGTGGACTCCATTTTCATGTGCCTGGCATGTCGTCTAAAAGCCAAAAAGTCTCTGATCCACAGAGATGTGGAGAGAGAAGATGGTAGAATCAGACTGACCCATCAACCCGAACCTAAGAGTAACTGCCTGTGCTGA